A stretch of DNA from Glycine max cultivar Williams 82 chromosome 18, Glycine_max_v4.0, whole genome shotgun sequence:
aaataattagatcagattatttttttctttcaaaaccgATTCAACCTAATACACAGATATCCTAATCCTAATCCTAATAGTGGAAAAGATGAATAGCTCTGCCACCTTAACCTCACCCCCAATGTATATGTTAACTCttgtataaataaattgttgttcatcatccattattaaataagaaatgccGTTTTCTGTGTTGTTGCCCCACAACAATAAAAGCCTGTACCAGTACCCAGATACACACACAGTCTCAGAAGTGGCTACTAGTGAAGCACACGCAGTGCATTTTGACTCCACCCTTTATTTTTGGATCCATAAATTGATTGAATAACGAAATCTTCAATGACCGGCCATTTTCTCCGGACACCCCTCACACTCAAGATCGCTGCTTTCTTCTTCATCGCAGTCACCTTCTTCTACTTCGGCAAGCACTGGTCCGATGGCTACCAGCAGCTCGTCTTCTTCACCCAGCGATCCGACCCGGATTCGAACTCGAACCCGTTTGTTTCCACGTCCCCGAATAACGCCAAGTCCTTCAACGTCTCCGCCCTAATTGAGAACAACACACAACCGGCACCGCCGGAAAATGCCCCTCCGCCGCCAGCGCCGGAGGAGGGGTCGATCGAGAAACTTGGGGTGGTGAACGAGAATGGCACGATGTCCGATGAGTTCGAGGTGGGGGATTTCGATCCGGGAATGGTGGATCAGTGGGTGAACGAGACTCAGGTTGATGAGAGCGAGGGTTCTTCTTCTGATGTGGGATTTGGGATCAAGAAGTTCGGGTTGTGCCCCCGCGAGATGAGCGAGTATATACCGTGTTTGGATAACGAGGACGAGATTCGGAAGCTGCCTTCGACGGAGAAAGGGGAGAGGTTCGAGCGGCATTGCCCTGAGCAAGGTCGAGGCTTGAATTGCTTGGTTCCTGCACCCAATGGGTACCGTACCCCTATTCCATGGCCCAGAAGCCGAGATGAGGTCAAAATGTTGCCTTTATGACTCTCTCTTCCAATTTAGCCaaatagttgtttttttttttaatttggcaaATATTAGTTGTTATCTAAGAAGCACTGATGCTGACACCGGACACGACACGGACACGGACACGTGGAAACCTAtaatgtccaaaatatagaACGTAGTACGGGTGTCGTGTCGGTGTCAGCGACGCGCGTCGGACACCGGACACAACAAGGAGCTGGAGTGTCTGTGCTTCATAggttgttagtttgttagttttttagtTAGTGGCAGATTTTTGTTAGTGGGAGATTCGAATCCACAATCTCTCCCTTTCCCTTCTTCCTCCAACTACCAAGCCAACCTTATAACTCCGAATGGGTGTttcttgtttcaatttggagGATTTCGAATCAGCTTTTATTTATtagacaaaacttagatgcagTTGATAGATGCTTTGGTGTTGTTCCCCCATGGGAAAGAGTTCCACCTCAGTAATCTACTCGATAAGGTTTTCATTAAATGTCAACGCAGAATACCTAGGTGATATTCAATTTTGATTAAGGAACAATACTAAAGCACCTATACaacttcatttttcctttttaaggtTTTCATAAGTACAACTAACAGGTACTGAATGACGTGGTGTGATCTATATAGCCGACTTCAGTGGGACAagactttgttgttgttatttcaTAAGCATGaggtttgttttttgtttcttgtgtaGGTATGGTACAATAATGTTCCTCATACACGTCTTGTTGAAGATAAAGGAGGCCAAAACTGGATTTCTAGAGACAAGGATAAGTTTAAATTCCCGGGAGGTGGTACGCAGTTTATACATGGGGCAAATGAATACTTGGACCATATTTCTAAGGTTGTTATGGTGTTTTTGTATGCTTTGGTTTTGGTTTCACCTTTTTGTTAGGAGAATGTAGGTGCATCTTATAGGAATCTGATGTTGGACATTTGTGATTGTAGATGATTCCTGATATTACTTTTGGTAAGCATATAAGGGTGGTTCTTGATGTTGGCTGTGGTGTTGCTAGTTTTGGTGCGTACTTACTGTCACGGAATGTCGTCACCATGTCTGTTGCTCCCAAGGATGTTCATGAAAATCAGATTCAGTTTGCTCTTGAGCGTGGTGTACCAGCAATGGCTGCAGCATTTGCGACTAGACGCTTGTTATATCCAAGTCAAGCTTTTGACTTGGTACATTGTTCACGATGTAGAATTAATTGGACTAGAGATGGTATgcgtttttctctcttgtttgaTGTGCAATTGTTCTTGGTAACAATGAGGAGAAAAATTATATGCAGAGGTCTATAACAGCTAATCAACAATAGAAACGAGAATGCATGTTGGAACTGCCACTTTTTTTGCTAGTGATTTGTatacatcattttttttgtgttttgatgCTTAAACTTACTTGTGATGAAGATGGGATACTGCTTCTTGAAGTTAATAGGATGCTAAGAGCAGGAGGGTACTTTGTCTGGGCTGCCCAGCCAGTTTATAAGCATGAAGAAGTTTTAGAAGAACAATGGGAAGgtataattaaactttttgaACCCTTTTTAGCTATGGAGTTAGTGTATTTAAGGATAGATCTATTTTGTACCTTcatgtattaaatattaatactaGCATTGTATGAAATGCTATACATACCAAATTGTTTCTTACAATGGTTTCCGTCAGTGTCTCCAGATGACACACAATTAACATTCAACCAGTTAATCatcaaactctgacctagaccTCTCTTAACGATTTGTTTGTTATTCAAAGCAAAAGTTTGATCTTTTCCACATTTCCTTCTAATGTTACTTTATATTTCATCTGTCAATTTCTGTCTTATATGCTATGACAGTATGACTTAAAATATGCTCAAGGAGAATCATTTTAAACTGTTTTCATCCGTAAGTTACTGATTCTGCGATTTTCATTGGACAGTCAATATTATTAGGGTTTGTCTAACTTGTTATTGCTAACAATGCCGTCTAAACCTATGACGAATGTAACATTTGATTTTGTTatctccagagatgcttaatcTTACCACTCGTCTCTGCtggaattttttgaaaaaagatgGGTACATTGCAGTATGGCAGAAACCTTCTGACAATAGTTGCTATCGAGACCGCGAGGCAGGAACTAAACCTCCAATGTGTGACCCAAGTGATGACCCAGACAATGTTTGGTATTGTGTTCAGGCCTTTCCTTATACGTTGATATCATATACATTTTCATCAATCCAGATGATTACTGCCAAAAGTGATGCTTAAAATTACTGTTGTTCTTCTTGTATACGATAGACCTTTCCCGGATAAAATCAGAGACTAGAAAACAGGTGCATTTTGTCAATATATAGGTTTGTTCCTtcatattgttgaaatgttaaACTATGTTTTCCAtcaaaaagaaagtgaaacatAATGTTTTTTAGGCAGATTACTGAAGCATATGCCAAGTTACAAACAACTTAATCCTTCTCCACTCAACCCTCCTTGGGGAAAGATACAGAAACaacataagaagaaaaatgaaaagaaaattacatgGTGGTCTATAACAATGAAAAAATGGTTATTTCACTGTAAATATGATTTTCCatttgttaaatattatattgtattatattatttcttaataaaatgTGGAATTCCGTAAAGACTAAGGAAGCAAAAGAATTGGCTGTGCTGCCCCCTAGTTTTTATGTGTCTATTTTGGATTTCTATCTGCAATGTTGTAGAATGTCTTTTCTGGTTACACACTTAAAACCTATACtgcttataaaaaagaaaactacgAGCGAgttgtataaataaatttgggTGAAGCCTCATGATAGCTTTTCACACATCTTagtgttattattaaaatttaatggctcattattggtgattttgttAATTACTTGATTAATCTAGGTATGTTGATCTAAAAGCATGCATCTCTGAATTGCCTAAGAACGGATATGGAGCAAATGTTACTGAATGGCCTGCACGTTTGCAAACCCCCCCTGATAGGCTTCAAAGCATAAAGCTTGATGCTTTCACATCCAGATCAGAGCTTTTTAGGGCAGAATCAAAATACTGGAATGAAATAATAGCAAGCTATGTTCGTGTTTTACACTGGAAAGAAATCAGATTAAGAAATGTTATGGACATGCGAGCAGGTTTTGGAGGGTATTGTTTTTGTCTTATTTACTTTCTTGTTATAAATTTGCATTTAGGAATTTTCCTATGAGAATCTTCAATCTTCAATATATTGAGTTTTGCAGATTTGCAGCAGCATTGATTAATCAGAATCTTGACAGCTGGGTTATGAATGTGGTTCCTGTTAGTGGCCCAAACACCTTGCCTGTTATATATGACCGTGGATTGATTGGAGTTATGCATGACTGGTATTTCACTAAGCTTAGTTAAGATAATACAAGTGTTCTCGATTTTTTGGTGTGGTTTCTTAATTCCACATGCTGAACAATTCCTCTTTACCAAACCCTCTAAATTACTGTCAACTTGTCAGCATGTAGTAACAATTTCATGATTTATAATATAGGTGTGAGGCATTTGACACCTACCCAAGAACCTATGATTTACTGCATGCTGCAAACCTACTTTCTGTTGAGAAGAAAAGGTACTATTTTCTCCACTTATCAGCATTTTATGTCTTTCTTGtcaattattatcatatttgtgcctataaaaataaaaatgagtattGCATTGTGGTTTAGATATTAGCCTTTCATGTCTCTCTAGCAAAGTGATTTGTTTTTGGATATCCAATC
This window harbors:
- the LOC100800414 gene encoding probable methyltransferase PMT11, with protein sequence MTGHFLRTPLTLKIAAFFFIAVTFFYFGKHWSDGYQQLVFFTQRSDPDSNSNPFVSTSPNNAKSFNVSALIENNTQPAPPENAPPPPAPEEGSIEKLGVVNENGTMSDEFEVGDFDPGMVDQWVNETQVDESEGSSSDVGFGIKKFGLCPREMSEYIPCLDNEDEIRKLPSTEKGERFERHCPEQGRGLNCLVPAPNGYRTPIPWPRSRDEVWYNNVPHTRLVEDKGGQNWISRDKDKFKFPGGGTQFIHGANEYLDHISKMIPDITFGKHIRVVLDVGCGVASFGAYLLSRNVVTMSVAPKDVHENQIQFALERGVPAMAAAFATRRLLYPSQAFDLVHCSRCRINWTRDDGILLLEVNRMLRAGGYFVWAAQPVYKHEEVLEEQWEEMLNLTTRLCWNFLKKDGYIAVWQKPSDNSCYRDREAGTKPPMCDPSDDPDNVWYVDLKACISELPKNGYGANVTEWPARLQTPPDRLQSIKLDAFTSRSELFRAESKYWNEIIASYVRVLHWKEIRLRNVMDMRAGFGGFAAALINQNLDSWVMNVVPVSGPNTLPVIYDRGLIGVMHDWCEAFDTYPRTYDLLHAANLLSVEKKRCNVSSIMLEMDRILRPGGRVYIRDSLDIMDELQEIAKAIGWYVMLRDTEEGPHASYRVLVCDKHLLRS